The Tenacibaculum sp. MAR_2010_89 genome has a window encoding:
- a CDS encoding ATP-dependent Clp protease adaptor ClpS, giving the protein MSTIEKIQEELDVLTEETRKHEIILYNDDVNTFDFVIDSLVSVCEHTPEQAEQCTVLVHYKGKCAVKTGEYKDLESKCSKLLQLGLSAEIL; this is encoded by the coding sequence ATGAGTACTATTGAGAAAATTCAAGAAGAGTTAGATGTTTTAACAGAGGAAACTAGAAAGCATGAAATTATTTTATATAATGATGATGTAAATACATTTGACTTTGTTATAGATAGTTTAGTTAGTGTATGCGAGCATACACCAGAACAAGCTGAACAATGTACTGTTTTAGTACATTATAAAGGAAAATGTGCAGTTAAAACTGGCGAATACAAAGATTTAGAATCTAAATGTTCAAAACTTTTACAGTTAGGACTTTCTGCTGAAATACTTTAA
- the prmA gene encoding 50S ribosomal protein L11 methyltransferase: protein MDSIYIEYNFIVVPNEPATEILIAELGTVGFESFVESNEGVTAYIQKQDWSEDILNDIFILSSTEFKITYTKREVEQTNWNAEWEKNFNPIQVEDKVSIRAPFHENPNLKFDIVIEPKMSFGTGHHETTHMMVQHLLALDLEGKKVLDMGCGTGILAIFAEMKGATPIDAIDIDAWCYENSIENVQRNNCNHISVYEGNSSLLENKQYDVIIANINRNILLNDMETYTKCLNENGVLLLSGFYQEDISIIDEEVSKYKLSLDKTIQRNNWVSLRYQK, encoded by the coding sequence ATGGATAGTATTTATATAGAGTATAATTTTATAGTTGTTCCTAATGAACCAGCTACTGAAATTTTAATAGCTGAGTTAGGAACTGTAGGGTTTGAAAGTTTTGTAGAAAGCAATGAAGGAGTCACTGCATATATTCAAAAACAAGATTGGAGTGAAGATATTTTAAACGATATCTTCATTTTAAGTTCTACAGAATTTAAAATTACCTACACTAAACGAGAGGTAGAGCAAACGAATTGGAATGCAGAATGGGAGAAGAATTTTAATCCTATACAAGTTGAAGATAAAGTGAGTATAAGAGCTCCTTTTCATGAAAACCCAAATTTAAAATTTGATATAGTAATAGAACCAAAAATGAGCTTTGGAACAGGTCATCATGAAACAACTCATATGATGGTACAACACTTGTTAGCATTAGACTTAGAAGGTAAGAAAGTATTAGATATGGGATGTGGTACAGGAATTTTAGCTATTTTTGCTGAAATGAAAGGGGCAACACCAATAGATGCTATTGATATTGATGCTTGGTGTTATGAAAATTCTATTGAAAATGTTCAGAGGAATAACTGTAATCATATTAGTGTTTATGAAGGAAATTCATCGCTATTAGAAAATAAGCAGTATGATGTTATCATTGCAAATATTAATAGAAATATTTTGCTAAATGATATGGAAACATATACAAAATGTCTTAATGAAAATGGTGTTTTGTTGTTAAGCGGATTTTATCAAGAAGATATTTCTATCATTGATGAAGAAGTATCAAAATATAAATTATCTCTAGATAAAACTATACAAAGAAATAATTGGGTGTCATTACGATATCAAAAATAA
- the tpiA gene encoding triose-phosphate isomerase, whose protein sequence is MRKNIVAGNWKMNKNLKEAKELVKGIRKGLKNNNFENKRVIVAPSFINLNSTVKRTKKSNIEVAAQNMHEAKSGAYTGEVAADMLTDVGVNVVILGHSERRMYFNETNELLAKKVNTALANNLEVIFCFGELLEDRKTEKHFEVVENQLSEGLFHLLKEDFSKVILAYEPVWAIGTGETASPEQAQEMHAFIREVLAKKYDEKTANSISILYGGSVKPANAKEIFSKEDVDGGLIGGASLKSEDFLAIIEAI, encoded by the coding sequence TTGAGAAAAAACATCGTAGCAGGTAACTGGAAAATGAACAAAAACCTTAAAGAAGCTAAAGAGCTTGTTAAAGGGATAAGAAAGGGATTGAAAAATAATAATTTTGAAAATAAGAGGGTAATTGTCGCTCCAAGTTTTATAAATCTTAATAGCACTGTAAAAAGAACTAAAAAATCTAATATTGAAGTAGCTGCACAAAATATGCATGAAGCTAAAAGTGGAGCTTATACAGGAGAGGTTGCTGCAGATATGTTAACAGACGTTGGAGTTAATGTAGTTATTTTAGGTCACTCTGAAAGAAGAATGTATTTTAATGAAACTAATGAATTGTTAGCAAAAAAAGTTAACACAGCATTAGCTAATAATTTAGAAGTAATTTTTTGTTTTGGTGAGTTATTAGAAGATAGAAAAACTGAAAAGCATTTTGAAGTAGTAGAAAACCAACTAAGTGAAGGATTGTTTCATTTATTGAAAGAAGATTTTTCAAAAGTTATATTAGCTTATGAGCCAGTTTGGGCAATTGGAACAGGAGAGACTGCATCACCTGAGCAAGCTCAAGAAATGCATGCCTTTATTAGAGAAGTATTAGCTAAAAAGTATGATGAAAAAACAGCAAATAGTATTTCTATATTATATGGAGGAAGTGTAAAACCAGCGAATGCTAAAGAGATTTTTTCAAAAGAAGATGTAGATGGAGGATTAATTGGTGGAGCATCATTAAAATCAGAAGATTTTTTAGCAATAATTGAAGCAATTTAA
- a CDS encoding thioredoxin-like domain-containing protein has product MKRFTIIFLILLSSCIVKNESEFSEAALNDVFITLKGDEITFQEILDKHIEKKIVLNIWASWCGDCIRSLPGIIELKSKYPDIVYINLSLDKSITNWKLGIENLQLKGEQYYMKSGWEGPFGEFLHLSWIPRYLVVDKNKKIIVFNATKSTDELIEKSLKK; this is encoded by the coding sequence ATGAAAAGGTTTACAATAATTTTCCTTATCCTGTTAAGTAGTTGTATCGTAAAAAATGAGTCTGAATTTTCTGAAGCTGCATTAAATGATGTTTTTATTACATTAAAAGGAGATGAAATTACATTTCAAGAAATTTTAGATAAACATATTGAAAAGAAAATAGTTTTAAATATATGGGCTTCTTGGTGTGGTGATTGCATAAGAAGTTTACCAGGTATTATAGAGTTAAAAAGTAAATATCCTGATATTGTTTATATTAATTTATCATTAGATAAATCAATTACTAATTGGAAACTAGGAATAGAAAACCTACAACTTAAGGGAGAACAATATTATATGAAATCTGGATGGGAAGGCCCTTTTGGAGAGTTTTTGCATTTAAGTTGGATACCTAGATATTTAGTAGTAGATAAAAATAAAAAAATAATAGTTTTTAATGCTACAAAATCTACTGATGAACTAATTGAAAAAAGCTTAAAAAAATGA
- a CDS encoding thioredoxin-like domain-containing protein — MRIVVIVLVTLLFGSCAVFQPKKISVKPLEEKLITINRESITLKEILKNGLKRETIIQVYASYCPFSQDSFKDVVELQQNNKKINYVFLSVDHSYHDWKRGLETLKVKGSHYYIPKKGKGEIAKFLKLKTIPRFLLIDKNGKLKVFNTSKVSKIESKLNK, encoded by the coding sequence ATGAGAATTGTTGTAATAGTTTTAGTAACACTTTTGTTTGGTAGTTGTGCAGTTTTTCAGCCTAAAAAAATATCTGTAAAGCCTTTAGAAGAAAAATTGATAACTATTAATAGGGAGTCTATTACTCTAAAAGAGATATTGAAGAATGGCTTAAAAAGAGAAACTATTATACAGGTATACGCTAGTTATTGTCCTTTTAGTCAAGATAGTTTTAAAGATGTAGTGGAACTTCAGCAAAATAATAAAAAGATAAATTATGTCTTTTTATCAGTAGATCATTCTTACCATGATTGGAAAAGAGGGTTAGAAACTTTAAAAGTAAAAGGAAGTCACTATTATATACCTAAAAAGGGAAAAGGAGAAATAGCTAAATTTTTAAAGTTAAAAACAATTCCAAGATTTTTATTGATAGATAAAAACGGTAAGCTTAAAGTGTTTAATACGTCTAAAGTATCTAAAATAGAAAGTAAATTAAACAAATGA
- a CDS encoding ABC transporter permease yields the protein MFRYIINKIFYGFLTLFGVVTVIFFLFNILPGDPARMMLDQRENSEQLQNIRKKYGFDKPVFTQYLYYLNDVSPLSFHSDNKDDYTYLLEKKYKYQKLISIGKVTIVLKYPYLRQSFQKNGKNVSEVIKETLPNTAVLAIFAITIAMFLGIFLGVLSAIYKDTLFDRLIAVVSTFGMSVPSFFSAIVFAWLFGFVLHKYTNLQMTGSLYVVDDFGENIYIQWKNLVLPALVLGIRPLAVIIQLMRNSLLETLNQDYIRTAKAKGLTTFQVIRKHALKNSLNPVITAISGWFASMLAGAVFVEYIFNWNGLGKEIVNSLNTLDLPVIMGSVLVIASLFIFINILVDILYSWLDPRVKLE from the coding sequence ATGTTCCGATATATTATAAACAAAATTTTTTATGGTTTCCTAACACTTTTTGGGGTGGTTACTGTCATTTTCTTTTTATTTAATATTTTACCAGGAGATCCCGCTAGAATGATGTTAGATCAGAGAGAGAATTCAGAACAATTACAAAATATTAGAAAAAAATATGGCTTTGATAAACCAGTTTTTACCCAGTATTTATATTATTTGAATGATGTTTCACCATTATCTTTTCATAGTGATAACAAAGACGATTATACATATTTGTTAGAAAAAAAGTATAAATATCAAAAATTAATATCAATAGGAAAAGTAACTATAGTTTTAAAATATCCATATTTACGTCAATCATTTCAAAAGAATGGTAAAAATGTTTCAGAAGTAATAAAAGAAACATTACCTAATACTGCTGTATTAGCAATATTTGCAATAACAATAGCCATGTTTTTAGGTATATTTTTAGGAGTGTTATCAGCTATTTATAAAGACACATTGTTTGACAGGCTAATAGCTGTTGTTAGTACCTTTGGTATGAGTGTGCCATCATTTTTTTCAGCAATAGTTTTTGCATGGTTGTTTGGGTTTGTTTTGCATAAATATACGAATCTTCAAATGACTGGAAGCTTGTACGTTGTAGATGATTTTGGCGAAAACATATACATTCAGTGGAAAAATTTAGTGTTACCAGCTTTAGTTTTAGGAATTCGTCCACTAGCTGTAATAATTCAATTAATGAGGAATTCATTATTAGAAACCTTAAATCAAGATTATATAAGAACCGCAAAGGCTAAAGGGTTAACTACGTTCCAAGTGATTAGAAAACATGCACTTAAAAACTCATTAAATCCTGTGATAACAGCAATTTCGGGTTGGTTTGCATCCATGCTTGCAGGAGCTGTTTTTGTTGAATATATTTTTAATTGGAATGGATTAGGCAAAGAAATAGTAAATTCATTGAACACTTTAGATTTACCTGTAATAATGGGGAGTGTATTAGTAATAGCAAGCTTGTTTATTTTTATTAATATTTTAGTAGATATTTTATATAGTTGGTTAGATCCACGTGTTAAATTAGAATAG